The genome window GCTGAATCTCAGGGTGCGTATCAATCTTCTGGATAGCTGCCTGTCGTCTTTCTGCAAAATCAGGAGGCATCAGCGCCCTTAACTCTTCTTGAAAGCTGCCCATACACTCACACTCCTTGCTTTGACCTTAGATTGGCAAGCAACTCTTTTAAATCATCTGCGGTCACGTTTGATACCGTTTCAATCGGCGCATCTGGTATGGAAGTTGCTATTTGATTTTCGGCTGTGTCTGATTTTTCACGTTTGGCATGCAACGAATATACAACCGTTGCACAGTAACTCAGGTTTCGTATCTGATCCCATTTGTTCTTGGGTTTAAAATTGTCAAACGATTGGTCAATACCATCGATAACTGTTTGGAGCGGAATCCTCTCAGCTATGAACTGTTTAACCGCATCTTCATCGTTTAAGGTTATCTCCAGTCCCTTACCTCTTCTCTGGAGATAACGAGCTGCCACTTGATTACGATATTCGGTTTGGGAAACCTCCCGATCAGAGTCAGTATCTGCTTCGGGATTAGGAACAGAATCCGGGTTTCCCTTGTACGGTTCAAATACCGATTCGGGATCAGTTAAACAACAACCAACTTTAATACTGTCTTTAAACATGTCTTTAGAGGTGCCTTCAGCCTTACTCCCGCAAGGGATTCGACTCTCTTCGAGTTCCACTTTTCGTAACTCATCAGTTACACTTTTTGTAACTTCGGAGTTACACTTTTC of Paenibacillus sp. FSL R5-0517 contains these proteins:
- a CDS encoding replication protein, coding for MASPQLKNGFIGIANEIWDEIISRKFTERQQKILKLILRLSYGCQKKEAVIPLLKHFELCGVRIQDAKKEITYLGQCKVIYWDGKQVYSLNKNYDEWRVSLVKEWDREKFSELISLNIGSKKVTKSVTPESEEQDGSYEKCNSEVTKSVTDELRKVELEESRIPCGSKAEGTSKDMFKDSIKVGCCLTDPESVFEPYKGNPDSVPNPEADTDSDREVSQTEYRNQVAARYLQRRGKGLEITLNDEDAVKQFIAERIPLQTVIDGIDQSFDNFKPKNKWDQIRNLSYCATVVYSLHAKREKSDTAENQIATSIPDAPIETVSNVTADDLKELLANLRSKQGV